Part of the Oncorhynchus masou masou isolate Uvic2021 chromosome 24, UVic_Omas_1.1, whole genome shotgun sequence genome is shown below.
gggggcgccaacccagacaggatgaccacatcagtgaatcaacccactcaggtgacgcaccccctcagggacggcatgagagagccccagcaagccagtgactcagcccctgtaatagggttagaggcagagaatcccagtggaaagaggggaaccggccaggcagagacagcaagggtggttcgttgctccagagcctttccgttcaccttcccactcctgggccagactacactcaatcatatgacccactgaagagatgagtcttcagtaaagacttaaaggttgagaccgagtttgcgtctctgacatgggtaggccgtgcttctacacctgcattgcttgctgtttggggttttaggctgggtttctgtacagcactttgagatatcagctgatgtacgaagggctatataaataaatttgatttgatttgatttaggcagaccgttccataaaaatggagctctataggagaaagccctgcctccagctgtttgcttagaaattctagggacaattaggaggcctgcgtcttgtgaccgtagcgtacgtgtaggtatgtacggcaggaccaaatcagagataggtaggagcaagcccatgcaatgctttgtaggttagcagtaaaaccttgaaatcagccctttgctttgacaggaagccagtgtagggaggctagcactggagtaatatgatcaaattttttggttctagtcaggattctagcagccgtatttagcactaactgaagtttatttagtgctttatccgggtagccggaaagtagagcattgcagtagtctaacctagaagtgacaaaagcatggattaatttttctgcatcatttttggacagaaagtttctgatttttgcaatgttacgtagatggaaaaaagctgtccttgaaatggtcttgatatgttcttcaaaagagagatcagggtccagagtaacccttcacagttttatttgagatgactgtacaaccattaagattaattgtcagattcaacagaagatctctttgtttcttgggacctagaacaagcatctctgttttatccgagtttaaaagtagaaagtttgctgccatccacttccttatgtctgaaacacatgcttctagcgagggcaattttggggcttcaccatgtttcattgaaatgtacagctgtgtatcatccgcatagcagtgaaagttaacattatgttttcgaataacatccccaagaggtaaaatatatagtgaaaacaacagcggtcctaaaacggaaccttgaggaacaccgaaatttacagttgatttgtcagaggacaaaccatccacagagacaaactgatatctttccgacagataagatctaaaccaggccagaacttgaccgtgtagaccaatttgggtttccaatctctccaaaagaatgtggtgatcgatggtatcaaaagcagcactaaggtctaggagcacgaggacagatgcagagcctcggtccgatgccattaaaatgtcatttaccaccttcacaagtgccgtctcagtgctatgatggggtctaaaaccagactgaagcatttcatatacatcttggatccatccatgttgagggatttccatcgcctccatccggatcgccctgcacctcgtcctCTGGGGCAACGCGTgtcaggggggtactgtcacgagtccgaccgagggtggttccctttcccgggcgggtggcgctcggcggtcgtcgtcaccggcctattagctgccactgattgtctttcctccccctccttgtatgtttagtggtagcacctgtttatgtttaattagtttgtctttattagacagccggcccgcctggttgttgtgcgggattatttcagtgtaaccttcggctctgttgtagaggtacgtgttagtaCTTGGTCGTGAATTTTTCGTTGTACATTTTGATAccctgtgtttgggaacgtaactattgtgagcaccctgtggtgcattggtgctattaaagacgcacagcattgaactctctgtctcctgcatttgactccacacccacgacacccggagcattacacaAATGAGTCAGCAATGATGAACATTAGCcaaaaagactgtataaaataaataatacaaatactcagctatattgtatgcaaaaaatataatttttactcataaaattgaaaaaaaattggtttaacaattatttatttttttatctaaaAAAGAAAGGGGTCTTGGcgcccctgttttcaatacctttcaatatcTCACTTTGCGAGGATAACGGCACTGAacttttttctaaaatgttttttgaGATTAGAGatcacattgggagggatcttagaccattcctccatacagtcttagaaaaaaagatgctatctagaacctgaatgggttcttcggctgtctccATAGAAGAtccttttgaagaaccctttttggttgcaggtaaaacccttttggttacaggtagaactattttggatTCCACAGAGGGTTCTCTGGTGAACcctaaagggttctacctggaaccaaaaacaattctacctggaaccaaaaatggttctcctatggagaCAGCCGAAGATCCCTTTTGGAacccctttttctaagagtgtacggAATCTTTTCAGATCCTTGATATCATtcaactgccctcttcaatttataaccacaggttttcaatgggagACTGAGATGAGATGATTTTGTGGTAAATTAATAATTTCTTTCTGGATTTCGATGTCTGCTTGGGGATATTGTCTTGCTGGAATATCCACTTacggccaagtttcagcctccaggtagaggcaaccaggttttaattgaccacaaaatctgAGATGTCTGCCAGGCATGCAGAGATGTGTGCTGCCACCTGGTTGCcagaagagggaaggagaaaagtagttgagtgtcatcagCATAGCAATTATAGGAGAGGGGGCCTCCCgaatggcgcagtggtctaagacaatgcattgcagtgctagctgtgtcacTAGATAACCTGTCGCAaatccaggctctgtcgcagccggccgcgatgGGAGACCAatggggcagcacacaattggcccagagtcatcagggttaggggagggtttggccagcagggatttTCTTGTCccatgttcttgtcccatcgcgaactagcaactcctgtggcacgctgacatggtcgccaggtgtacggtgtttccttcaacacattggtgcggctggcttccggattaagcaggcattgtgtcaagaagtagtgtggcttggctgggttgtgtttcggagaatGCAGAGCTCtagaccttcacctctcctgagtcattctggagttgcagcgatggataccacaaaattggggacaaaaaggggtaaaataatttttaaaaagCAACGATAGGAGAGaacatgtgaggatatgacagagccgaGTGATTTAGTATATAGATAAAAGAGGAGAgtgcctagaaccgagccctggggaaCACCAGTAGTGACAGcacgtggtgcagacacagatcctctccacttCACCTGGGAGAAGCTGCCTGCCAgttaggatgcaatccaagagtgcgCAGAACCTGAGACATCCAGTgctgagaggatggagaggaggatctgatggttcacagtttCAAAGGCAGaagatagatctaggaggatgagaacactGGAGAGCTTTGGCAGAGCGGAGAGCCAGCCGTGAAAGTGGTGAGACTAGCGGTGAGtgaagtgaggaatgggagatggtctggaggagggaggaggggatgctCATGGTGGGGAtggacagcccatctcagtatggagtgcagttcacaatgcatctcatcatggtaacttttttcttgtgacaggtaggcctacatgCAGCACAGCCTATACTAAAGTCATATAAGGACCGTCTGTCTAATTTATACATCTCCATCTGGCTTTTGGAGGTCACCATATTGTTTTATTGTAAtgatgtattttattttactgcAGCTGTAAAATTTTGAAACAGGCTATCACTCGAATATCGTTGTTTTAAATCAGAGCACGTGcgagcagtctctctctctccataaatTTCAATTCAAATTGCACGttcacattctctggagtgatgaatctcactttaccatctggcagtccgacggacgaatctgggtttggcaaatgccaggagaacgctacctgcctcaatgcatagtgccaactgtaaagtttggtggaggagtataatggtatggggctgtttttcatggttcaggctaggccccttagttccagtgaagggaaatataacactacagcatacaatgacattctagaagattctgtgcttTGTCGTGGAAAATTACATAATTAGTCATGCTATCCCGTGTTTTACTGCTTAAAGAATAGTCTCTTGTTATATGCTTGTTTTTTTCTAACCTGATACGAACTTGACTTTGTGGGACAGAAAGACACATGTTTGCTGAATGCAGTTAGATGGTTGAGCCCTTGGGCTAGCAACCTCGTGCTAAGTTAAATCTGCACAGACAACTAATTGCCTTTTACACACtatctgctgactaacactcatACAACAAATGTATTTTTCTATAAAAGTAGAGATCCGACTATGTTTGTTAAGCTTTCAACTCTTAAGCATTCTTGGTGATGGTTGATTGCTCCATTTTTGCAAATCTTGTCAAATTGTTGTTTGAAAgaatctccagtctctctcttcctatgGAATTGCTTCCAACTTTTttgcaacagtttgaggaaggccctttcccaTTTCAGCGTGATAATGCCCCCTTGCGCAAAGCGAGgtgcatacagaaatggtttgacaagatcagtgtggaagaacatgactggcctgcacagagccctgacctcaaccccatcgaacaccctTTGGATGATTTGGAAAGCcgggcctaatcgcccaacatcggtgcccgacctcactaatgctcatggctgaatggaagcaagtccccacagaaaGCCTTCCTgaaagagtggagactgttatagcagcacaggggggaccaactccatattaatgcataTGAcgttggaatgagatgttcgacaagcatgTAGTGCATTTCTTATTATACTTGTGAGGACTATTTGGGGACCAATAATTGATTCCCAATTATAGTCCttttttccctaacccctaaccctaaccctaaacctgactTAGAGTAACTGGGTTATGAACTCTACTGTAGATGTTATTAGCTTCTACTTAGAAGTTCTACCATGCAGACCTGATGGCCATGGACTTCATGGGAGTGAAAGGAATtctataatatctgtcacatctgctcctgctacGCTCTCTGGTGTTCATCTGGTGTCCTCTTGACCTGCAGTTACTCCCcctgtacactctctctctctccctctctctctctgtgtgattgtgtggttggggacaggtgtgctggagtcagagcagatccctaccagctgcaactcgttccataatcaagacctgtACAAATAgtcagtcctgccacttccactctgccagatcgtaatctctgcttAGTCAGTTCATGATTCTAGCCATTTATGATTATTCAAGATCCTGTTACGCTGATGTGCCTGTGTCCCTGCCTGACACAGTTTAGCCTCTCATTGcagttacctctctgtctcctgttccacatctcaccacccaaCTACCTTGCTCTGGATTTTACTCACAACCACTATcttggattcccctcaggacctgtttaccctgttctactcagctaactccaacctcagtctccacatctgttTGGTTAATTTATCCCTGTTTCCTCATCTGAGGCTCCTGGATTCCCCTGTGTCACTCCGCTTAACAAATATCTGTACACTATTGGAACACCTGTAATTACAAAAGTACAATGATTCATGTTTTGCTTTAGCTTGAGATTAAGAATCAGTGGTAGACACTTTAAGTGCATGAAGAGCTCAATTGTACAAAAGCCATACAAATGCCTGTTTGAAACTTTCAGTTTCTGTTGATACTATGTTCCAGTCTTCTGATAGCAAAAGGAGGAAGAAGGATTGGGAAACTAACTGCAAATAACAAACTGAACTCCACCTAGCAGAAACATCTTTGTGTTAGCAGCTATTAATTATGAGCTTATATGGTATTCATGTTAAGGGGCATCACCCTGGGCAGGGTGAACCTTAGTAGCATAGAGTTACACAGGAACAAAACAAGCGAGTTTTAATAAGAGTTAAAGTTGAATCAACTCTGGAAATGTAACACTTGGTGAAGAGTGAATTTTACACTGTGTGGAGTGGGACCATGTTATCTGAGGCAGTGTTACATGTGTGTCATTCCACGAAATGAGTGCCTTTTGTGTCTcttattttaagtagaaattgtgcaccaatattgagtTTTAAAAGACATATTCAataaagtgccctttaatataaaCCACATGGGAAATTAAATAAATCCCTCTGTGACTTccaggaagattttaacccacttaaccccaacatttctccaagttgtcaccatcattgtaaagttATTTTGTTCCTTTGTCAAAGccatttctgaagattattattgTTCAAGATAGCATGCCCAGGTCGCcgcaggtctgtggagatctttACAATTGCTGCAATAACTTGAGCAGAATCTCGAACGGCATTGATCTCTTGCACCATGTACTTTCAGTGTAATCTCAATTGCAATCCAGGACATTTGGTgatgctattagatgaagcagaGGTATAACACATTCATCTcgtgaataaataaaaaaaatatctgacattgtattccaatttcaactttgctgtgcttttaaatggttgaaagcgcagtgatagacatttgtgtcacgccctggtcttagtattttgtgttttatttattattttggttaggccagggtgtgacatgggtttattatgtggtgtgttttgtcttgttttttttgtaggtattgggattgtgatatagtagggttatctagaatagtctatggctgtctggagtggttctcgatcagaggcaggtgtttatcgttgtctctgattgggaaccatatttaggcagccatattctttgagtgttttgtgggtgattgttcctgtctctgttcgcaccagataggctgtttaggttttcgcggtacggttcttgttttgtgtttatttgtttattaaacatgtatcaattaccatgctgcattttggtcctctccttcatcggaagaaaaccgtaacaatttGGGTGAGATCTAAACCAAAGATCagtaatttaaataaattcattaggcccaaaACTAtagatttcatatgactgggaacTGATatttgcatctgttggtcacagataccttaaaaaaaggtaaagGCCTGGATCTGAATATCAGACAGTTTCTGGTGTGACcacttgcctcatgcagcgcgacacatctccttcacatagagttgaccaggctgctgattgtggctgtgcaaagttgctggatattggcagaaaatggaacatgctgtcgtacacgttgatccagagtatcccaaacatgctcaatgggtgacatgtctggtgagtatgcaggccatggaaggactgggacattttcagcttccaggaattgtgtacagatccttgcgccATGGGGCAGTGCATTATGATGCTGaatcatgaggtgatggcggtggataaatggcaagacaatgggcctcagggtctcatcacggtatctctgtgcattcaaattgccatcgataaaaagcaattgtgtttgttgtccatagcttatgcctgcccataccataaacccacctccaccatgggacCCTTCACAACGTTGGTATCAGCAAACTGCTCACTCACACGATGCCATACGTGAGGCTGGTTGAATGTACTGCCAAATGCTCTAAAACAATGAGGGAGGTGGCTTGAGGTAGTGAAATTAATTCCCattattctctggcaacagctctggtggacattcctacagtcaacatgccaattgcatgctcccgcAAAAACTTGAgggataaaactgcacattttagagtggccttttgtcccagcagaaggtgcacctgtgtaatgatcctgctgtttaatcagcttcttgatatgccacacctgtcaggtggatggattatcttggccaaagagaaatgctcattaacaggaaTGTTAACAAATTTGTTTCAAAAAAATTTGAGCGAaagaagctttttgtgcgtatggaacatttctgggatcttttatttcagctcatgaaacatgggaccaacactttacatttttatttttgttcagtggacattgttgaatttccaatgtgttatcTCTATACTTTCAACAAACTTTTGACTGTCTCTTTGAGTGGTTGAATATACTGTAGGTTGTAATGtcattgatcaacgtctcaaccaaaCATTACCCAGTTatccacgttgaaatgacgtggtgtgCGCAGTGGAATTTGCACATAGAAATCTAACGGAATGCACCTTTAATGTGGAATAGGTACAAAGAGAGGTATAAAGTGACTAAGCAATGTTAAAGAAATATAGTCATTTCATAGAAAATGGAAATCCAATTTGAGGATGTAAGAGATGAGAAATTGCTCAGAATTGCCCACGCCTTCAGCTGATTGCCTGAAAAGTCCTACCAAAGTGTCTTCATTCAGATTGGTCGAGCAAACCGTTGCAAAGCCAGTTTTCTAAACCTCAGTGATGAGTGATGCTTTTAATATGAAAGAGTCCATCAAAGCCTAAGCTGCATGGCAGGGGTTAGCTTGAGAGTGATGTGAAAATAGATTATGCTTCTGAGCGTAGGAAAGGTAAAGTAGGTCATTTTGTGTCACTGCAGAAGGTTGCAGTGGCCAACATCCTCTCTGAAACATTAAGTCAAGGTTTCTTTTTTAACCTGCCAACAGTCAGCACGCTTCCCTCCCCAACATTGTGGTTTGTGGTGTAGAGACAACATGTTCTGCCCTTTTATCTGAGAAAGAACAAGAGCATGCAGACATTTTTCGCCCCCAACAGTTTCATTTACAAGAAGCGTAACTGAAACAGGTTTGAGGAGCTGTCGACGGCTGCATGGAACTGTGTTAACAGTCTAGCAAACCCAAGTCTCTTTGGTCAAACGCAGGCTGATCAACCCTGGATTGTCACCTGTTTGGAGACTTTACACACTAACTCCGTCAAGGGGTTGTCGAGGTGATGGAGGCAAAGGAACACTGGTTCTTGCAAGGATTTCTGCTTCTTGCTATGGTAATAGCTCAAGGTATGAATCTTTCTCTCTACTCAGTCTCAGGGACTTTCAAGTGGCTCTTGGCCCAGCGTCAATTCTGTTCAGCTTATCTCCGTAGTGATACAATTATCATACTACCAAAACCATAAGACAAATAAGAAGCATTTACTCTGATTGAAGTTTGACATGAGGCTGAAGATTATGGTTAGCTTATCAGGGCAGCATGGTTTTCACAAACAAGAGTTTGTTACAGGGCTGCTACTGTAAATGAACTGTGCAGAAATACAGAtgaaagatatgcatattatttatTGCACACTGATAGTTACAATTAGTAGTATTTCAAACAAACTTTTGTAATACCCATTTGTAATTTAGGGATAATTTTGCAAAGTAACATCTAATATAATCATTTATAGAATATATTCTATTCATAATATCTATTAAATTAACTTGACCCTCTCTGGTGAAAGCAAAGAAGTTGTATGGTGGGGTCTGAAATGATTATACTccaatgacacaatacattatttaccattaatttctattgggcacaaaataatctgaaacacaaccgaAACAAACTGTACATGCAGCCAAccagtttgtagagtcacaagcttgatttagtcattgcgtgctaggaatatgggaccaaatactaaacttttgactactttattaTAAAAATCTATTAGGGGTgtcaattgttttgttttttaacaataattacttgttaaacaaaatgttTCTCTGAACAATTGTATTAGTATGAAATAATACAATTTACCAAATGTTTTGCAAACAAAAATATACCTCAGTATTTTAATAATTTATTTTACACAGacattattgctcatctttaaCAAAGGTGTCAATAACTTCAGAGCCCATGTATACATACTAATGAACGACAGCAACTCACTgaattaaattattattttttttaatttaagcACTTTAAATTTCCTTTATAAAGGGGCAACTATTAAATGTCCTTCTAGTCCTCTGTGCTACAAGAAAACTGAAAGTGCCACCATCTATACATGTGAATGGGAGACATCTGAATCTATGAAGAATGCAACTTATGAGCTTTTTTACAGGTAAGTTAACTAGCTATGCATGCTTGGGAACTTTCCACAAGTTACACAGACAGAAGTTGTATTATGACACCGGGAAACCGGCAGGTGCTAGGTGTGTAGTGGCTAAACAATGCATGAAGAACTCATTTAAGAGCTACCTGTATATACATTGTAACAATTTTATTATAGTAGACAAAAAGAAAAGTGTTGTGATATGTGAGCGTGTGCACGTTACGGTCACCGGCAGATAAAGCAAGAGTTTGACAGTAGGAAGACAGTTCATTCTCAAGCACAAGGCAATACCATCAACCTTAGTAGATCCCCCCCAGGTAATAAAACATTGATCATACAAATACCTGTTTAATGTGCAAACCAAATGTTGCGCTCATCCTTAATGTTTTCAGCCGCTCCAATTCCGCTGCAAGTAGAACATCGCTGGGCAGTAGTAGGAAGAGCTATATCTGTGTGCAAGACAATACAGTGCTCAACAAAGTGTTGGTGGATATATGGGTGGTCGCTTACATGGGCAACTGGAGCTGCCGGTCACTCAATACCACTGTTACACTTTCTGAAAGAGgtaaatcattttttttatttttgaacTGTTATTCGGTGTAAAATGCAGGCTAAGAATCCActaagtactttacacaactgACCACGGTACGATTTGAATCCCAAGATTCCTATTGTAatctttgttttttttgtgtgtaacgTGATTTGCTTTCTCCCTACAGTTAAATATGAAGCTCCCCAACGTATGTCTATGGCAAGATCCTCGAGTAATCTTACCCTCAGCTGGGATAACAAGAAAGGTAGTTAAGGTGCTCAGGGCCTTGCACAGTCCTTTGGGAGGGCAGGTGCTCAACAGTTTTCTTCCAAGATTCAAGAGGTTATGAGAGATTGGCTCGTTTTATGTGTTACAAGTAACGAGATTTACGTTGAATTTTTGAATTTTTTAAACACAACCAATCTGAAAAAGCAATTTCTCATATGTGCACGTGCCTGAAGATGCTGTCATAGAGGTCAAGTTCAGAAGACTAGAGGAAACCTCAGGGACATGGGTGAGACCTCTTCTTTTCCTTGCAACAATGATCTCATTCATTCTTTTCTGATGAGTTTAGTATTTTTGCCTCAATTAATTTGACCTTGTCTCTGTTGGTCTAGAAGACATTTAAGAAAGAAGTCAAACAAGGTGAGCTCCTTTCAGTTTCATTTTAAGATCTTTTGAATTATAAGCAGCCAAGTTATTGTAATGTTTATTTCATTATTTTACTGCAGTGTGGGTCTCAATAAAAATGGAGTATTTGAAAAGTGCAAAGCTATCACTACTAGAGTGAGACTTGCAGTAAACCTGTGTTTGTCTGTACAGCCATGGTCACGCTGGAGAATCTCCAGAACAAATCTGTGTACCAACTACAGGTCAGACAAATGTCCAAGCATGTCAAACATCCCCTGTGGAGCGACTGGACTCCAATCCTGGACGTTCCCACTGGTGAGCAATGGATATTTAAATAGTCTGTGCCTACAGTGAAACTCACCAGGGATGATGGCAATTCTATTCAAAATCAGTCAATTCTGTTCACATGACGATTGGAAACAGTGGCAAGTTTTTAAATTCATTAATTGAATTTCAATCTTCTGTAATGTCAGAATTTTTTTGACTCTATGTCCTGAGATGAAGACATGTTCCTGGCTTTGCCCTTATAGAATTGCTGAGGATGTACCATTTCTGGTTATAACTGTAATTTTGCTGCAGAAATCCCAAATCCCCCAGAAGTTAACTGGACAGTAGAGGATTTTAACAATGGTACTCGACTACTCAAGCTGACTTGGGGTGTAAGTTAAAGTGCTACAAAACATTGAAAATTAAGTAACATTCTAGACTCTGCGGGTTACAATTAGGCTCAAAATGTGTTAAAGAGTTGCATCACTTACATCTTATTTGTGTACCCCTGTGTCTTCTAGACACCACCTTATCCAGTCTCTATGCAGGTGAAttacaacctctctctccatatttgGCCATGCCTACTAAAGCGAACGAACTTCACCATTGTCACTACCACTGAGTTCAGTGTTTATGTGACTTACTCTGCTGTCAGTGGCGACATTATTGCCTTTAATAAAGTGGGAAAGTCATCCCGGACACATATCCTTGTCCCAGCAAAACATATTTCATTTCCTTGCAAGTGtaagtatatatgtgtgtgtgttttttgtgtgtctgCGCTTATGCTTCATTTACCCCTACACAATGATGTTAATTCCTGAAATCAAAATGTTGTTATTTAATTTCCAATTAGCTTGGCCTAATGACAGACTCATCCCACTCAAGTATGCGCATGGCTTTATGAAATCCTGCCTGGAGTGGTACAAGTCAACAGACGGAGAAACGCGACCAGAAAAAGTGAAAAGATCA
Proteins encoded:
- the LOC135512652 gene encoding interleukin-6 receptor subunit beta-like isoform X1; this translates as MEAKEHWFLQGFLLLAMVIAQGATIKCPSSPLCYKKTESATIYTCEWETSESMKNATYELFYSRSNSAASRTSLGSSRKSYICVQDNTVLNKVLVDIWVVAYMGNWSCRSLNTTVTLSERVKYEAPQRMSMARSSSNLTLSWDNKKDAVIEVKFRRLEETSGTWKTFKKEVKQAMVTLENLQNKSVYQLQVRQMSKHVKHPLWSDWTPILDVPTEIPNPPEVNWTVEDFNNGTRLLKLTWGTPPYPVSMQVNYNLSLHIWPCLLKRTNFTIVTTTEFSVYVTYSAVSGDIIAFNKVGKSSRTHILVPAKHISFPCKSWPNDRLIPLKYAHGFMKSCLEWYKSTDGETRPEKVKRSKLNGTVKKKLKHVREKMDDYVRYYYLVHKQTDGKPQSTETCLMYKREGAPSKAPDHFTAPILNVTTNSAMLHWKPIPVPDQRGFLTHYEICYTMRSQNNESQIESECLKSFASKTEYLVQNLTPGSIYNIHLAGATAAGLGPTTTIEIMTKPLPQSVIGWIIAGIIAILITVCLFIIKRHKKNIFPPIPRPVVVESVNYRARNQSMHEKEEVHELQLYDNCSQDPNPEEATVLEVSETYECEDTDEKCLGDSSTPVSDPLSPDYKAQVLRLETPDSSQGEIDCLVTMLMYRNGLVFDMKAYSTEDVGIQL
- the LOC135512652 gene encoding interleukin-6 receptor subunit beta-like isoform X2, with amino-acid sequence MEAKEHWFLQGFLLLAMVIAQGATIKCPSSPLCYKKTESATIYTCEWETSESMKNATYELFYSRSNSAASRTSLGSSRKSYICVQDNTVLNKVLVDIWVVAYMGNWSCRSLNTTVTLSERVKYEAPQRMSMARSSSNLTLSWDNKKDAVIEVKFRRLEETSGTWTFKKEVKQAMVTLENLQNKSVYQLQVRQMSKHVKHPLWSDWTPILDVPTEIPNPPEVNWTVEDFNNGTRLLKLTWGTPPYPVSMQVNYNLSLHIWPCLLKRTNFTIVTTTEFSVYVTYSAVSGDIIAFNKVGKSSRTHILVPAKHISFPCKSWPNDRLIPLKYAHGFMKSCLEWYKSTDGETRPEKVKRSKLNGTVKKKLKHVREKMDDYVRYYYLVHKQTDGKPQSTETCLMYKREGAPSKAPDHFTAPILNVTTNSAMLHWKPIPVPDQRGFLTHYEICYTMRSQNNESQIESECLKSFASKTEYLVQNLTPGSIYNIHLAGATAAGLGPTTTIEIMTKPLPQSVIGWIIAGIIAILITVCLFIIKRHKKNIFPPIPRPVVVESVNYRARNQSMHEKEEVHELQLYDNCSQDPNPEEATVLEVSETYECEDTDEKCLGDSSTPVSDPLSPDYKAQVLRLETPDSSQGEIDCLVTMLMYRNGLVFDMKAYSTEDVGIQL